The following are encoded together in the Phenylobacterium sp. NIBR 498073 genome:
- a CDS encoding ribonuclease E/G yields MSKKMLIDAAHAEETRVVVVDGPRVEEFDFESQNRKQLRGNIYLAKVTRVEPSLQAAFIEYGGNRHGFLAFNEIHPDYYQIPVADREALMREEADEEEEVESRARSGDDEDEDAVDADEDDVMEEEVARRRRRLMRRYKIQEVIRRRQIMLVQVVKEERGNKGAALTTYLSLAGRYGVLMPNTARGGGISRKITAATDRKRLKGVVQSLDVPEGMGLIVRTAGAKRTKAEIKRDYEYLLRLWENIRDTTLHSVAPALIYEEEDLVKRTIRDLYDKDIDEVWVEGEAGFKEAREFMRMLMPSQAKKVQPYREATPLFVKHRVEDHLSQIYSPVVPLRSGGYLVINQTEALVAIDVNSGRATRERNIEATALKTNMEAAEEAARQLRLRDLAGLIVIDFIDMDEAKNNRAVEKKLKDALKDDRARVQMGKISTFGLMEISRQRRRSGVLEGTTHVCEHCAGTGRVRSVESSALSALRAVEIEALKGGGEATLKLPRAVGLYILNEKRNHLARLHENLGLFITIVIDDALAHADHEIERTASETRPEHAALIHHAPVQPYQPVEEDFDDEAFEDEIEDEEEEDADIEREATDDDEAEHRFQDHEADGDERGGRRGRRRRRRGRRDGEPVEARQDSERPAREAREDRESDDGGRRRRRGRRGGRRMRDDGRPADMFAWTRPWVPYGDDPFVWHDPSEDFPAARAPAPTQAPANDVAPAAAEAVAPAPSVNDDQPHVELDVWVELPAVEDKPKKTRSRRSRGRGKAEAAEAEAEAEAPEAVAVVEAVEAVAEPEPAPEPAAAEAEAKPAKKPRARRTKAAAAAEAAAAEPVVEAAPVEPVEPVAESAPEPAPEPAPVAAPVAREPDPNEISAPPPVPKKGWWRRG; encoded by the coding sequence ATGTCCAAGAAGATGTTGATCGACGCCGCACACGCCGAAGAGACGCGTGTCGTGGTGGTCGACGGACCGCGTGTTGAAGAATTCGATTTCGAGAGCCAGAACCGCAAACAACTCAGAGGCAATATCTATCTCGCCAAAGTGACGCGCGTTGAGCCGTCGCTGCAGGCTGCCTTTATCGAGTACGGCGGCAACCGCCACGGTTTCCTGGCCTTCAACGAAATCCACCCCGACTACTACCAGATCCCGGTCGCCGACCGTGAAGCGCTCATGCGCGAAGAGGCCGACGAGGAAGAGGAAGTTGAATCGCGCGCCCGGTCGGGCGACGACGAGGACGAAGACGCCGTCGACGCCGACGAAGACGACGTCATGGAAGAAGAAGTCGCGCGTCGCCGCCGCCGGCTGATGCGCCGCTACAAGATCCAGGAAGTGATCCGCCGCCGGCAGATCATGCTGGTCCAGGTCGTCAAGGAAGAGCGCGGCAACAAGGGCGCGGCCCTGACCACCTATCTGTCGCTGGCCGGCCGTTACGGCGTCCTGATGCCCAACACCGCCCGCGGCGGCGGCATCAGCCGCAAGATCACCGCGGCCACCGACCGCAAGCGCCTGAAGGGTGTGGTCCAGAGCCTGGACGTGCCGGAAGGCATGGGCCTGATCGTCCGCACGGCCGGCGCCAAGCGCACCAAGGCCGAGATCAAGCGCGACTACGAGTACCTCCTGCGCCTGTGGGAGAACATCCGCGACACCACCCTGCATTCTGTGGCCCCTGCCCTCATCTACGAGGAAGAGGACCTGGTGAAGCGCACGATCCGCGACCTCTACGACAAGGACATCGACGAGGTCTGGGTCGAGGGCGAGGCCGGCTTCAAGGAAGCGCGTGAATTCATGCGCATGCTGATGCCGTCCCAGGCCAAGAAGGTGCAGCCGTACCGCGAGGCCACCCCGCTGTTCGTCAAGCACCGGGTCGAAGACCACCTCAGCCAGATCTACTCGCCCGTCGTGCCGCTGCGTTCGGGCGGCTATCTGGTGATCAACCAGACCGAGGCCCTGGTCGCCATCGACGTGAATTCCGGCCGCGCCACGCGTGAGCGGAACATCGAGGCCACCGCCCTCAAGACCAACATGGAGGCGGCCGAGGAAGCCGCCCGCCAGCTGCGCCTGCGCGACCTGGCCGGCCTGATCGTTATCGACTTCATCGACATGGATGAAGCCAAGAACAACCGGGCCGTCGAAAAGAAGCTCAAGGACGCGCTGAAGGACGACCGCGCCCGCGTTCAGATGGGCAAGATCTCTACCTTCGGCCTGATGGAAATCAGCCGCCAGCGCCGCCGTTCCGGCGTGCTGGAAGGCACCACCCACGTCTGCGAACACTGCGCCGGCACCGGTCGCGTGCGTTCGGTCGAGTCGAGCGCCCTGTCGGCCCTGCGCGCCGTCGAGATCGAGGCCCTGAAGGGCGGCGGCGAAGCCACCCTCAAGCTTCCGCGCGCCGTCGGCCTCTACATACTCAACGAGAAGCGCAACCATCTGGCGCGTCTGCATGAGAACCTCGGCCTGTTCATCACCATCGTCATCGACGATGCCCTGGCGCACGCCGACCATGAGATCGAACGCACCGCCAGCGAGACCCGTCCCGAACACGCCGCCCTGATCCACCACGCCCCGGTCCAGCCCTACCAGCCGGTCGAGGAGGACTTCGACGACGAGGCGTTCGAAGACGAGATCGAGGACGAGGAAGAAGAAGACGCCGACATCGAGCGCGAGGCCACCGACGACGACGAGGCCGAGCATCGCTTCCAGGACCACGAGGCCGATGGCGACGAACGCGGCGGACGCCGTGGCCGCCGCCGCCGCCGCCGCGGGCGCCGTGACGGCGAGCCGGTCGAGGCGCGCCAGGACAGCGAACGCCCGGCCCGCGAAGCACGTGAGGATCGCGAGAGCGACGATGGCGGACGCCGCCGCCGCCGCGGCCGCCGCGGCGGCCGCCGGATGCGCGACGACGGCCGTCCGGCCGACATGTTCGCCTGGACCCGTCCCTGGGTGCCCTACGGCGACGACCCCTTCGTGTGGCACGATCCGTCGGAAGACTTCCCGGCGGCCCGCGCGCCGGCCCCGACGCAGGCTCCGGCCAACGACGTCGCCCCGGCCGCGGCTGAAGCCGTCGCTCCGGCGCCGAGCGTGAACGACGACCAGCCGCACGTCGAACTGGACGTCTGGGTCGAGCTGCCGGCCGTCGAGGACAAGCCGAAGAAGACCCGCTCGCGCCGCAGCCGCGGCCGCGGCAAGGCCGAAGCGGCTGAGGCCGAGGCCGAGGCCGAAGCGCCCGAGGCCGTCGCGGTGGTCGAAGCGGTCGAGGCCGTCGCCGAACCGGAGCCGGCTCCCGAGCCGGCCGCGGCCGAGGCGGAAGCCAAGCCCGCCAAGAAGCCGCGCGCCCGCCGCACCAAGGCCGCCGCTGCCGCCGAGGCCGCGGCCGCCGAGCCGGTGGTCGAGGCCGCTCCGGTCGAACCGGTCGAACCGGTCGCCGAATCGGCCCCGGAACCGGCGCCGGAGCCGGCCCCCGTGGCGGCTCCGGTCGCGCGTGAGCCCGATCCGAACGAGATCAGCGCTCCGCCGCCGGTCCCGAAGAAGGGCTGGTGGCGCCGGGGCTAA
- a CDS encoding M48 family metalloprotease codes for MAFPARSVSRIALAAVTALSLTLQAAPVRAEEGMSLIRDTEIEEILRKDSEPIFKAAGVDSKSIEILLIGSKDLNAFAGPGAMGVFTGLILESENPNQLQGVIAHEVGHLAAGHSARSGEMTSAGMKPFLLTMGLGVLAALAGSGEGAAGLIGSASYFGTLGAMGYSREQESRADQAGAAILERAGLSGKGLVEFFDNFRYQEVFQEARRFAYFRSHPLSSSRIEALRHRVEQNAHYDTPDTPEAVAEHEIMKAKLDGFINPTVAITKYDEKDTSYPARYARAIAYYQMKQPDQSLKMIDALLAEQPNNPYLWELKGQVLFEFGRAQEAEAPQRKSVELKPDAPLLRINLGQTLIALEDKTKVEEGVGELRKALTQEHDNATAWRILAQAYDKQGKEGLARLATGEYFFATGDATQARVFAMRAREKLDKDTPEWRRATDIVLTSNPSKDDLKDLASEGSINRRSSR; via the coding sequence ATGGCGTTCCCTGCCCGTTCGGTCTCGAGAATCGCTCTGGCCGCGGTGACGGCCCTAAGCCTGACATTGCAGGCCGCGCCGGTTCGCGCCGAGGAAGGCATGTCGCTCATCCGCGACACCGAGATTGAAGAAATCCTGCGCAAGGATTCCGAGCCGATCTTCAAGGCGGCCGGCGTCGACTCCAAGTCCATCGAGATCCTGCTGATCGGCTCAAAGGATCTCAACGCCTTCGCCGGCCCCGGCGCCATGGGTGTCTTTACCGGCCTGATCCTCGAATCGGAAAACCCCAACCAGCTTCAGGGCGTGATCGCCCACGAAGTGGGCCACCTGGCCGCCGGCCACTCGGCCCGCTCGGGCGAGATGACCTCCGCCGGCATGAAGCCGTTCCTGCTGACCATGGGATTGGGCGTCCTGGCCGCGCTCGCCGGTTCGGGCGAAGGCGCCGCCGGCCTGATCGGCAGCGCCAGCTATTTCGGCACCCTCGGGGCCATGGGCTACAGCCGCGAACAGGAAAGCCGCGCCGACCAGGCTGGGGCCGCGATCCTTGAGCGCGCCGGCCTGTCAGGTAAGGGCCTCGTCGAATTCTTCGACAACTTCCGCTACCAGGAGGTCTTTCAGGAAGCGCGCCGCTTCGCCTACTTCCGCTCCCACCCGCTGTCGTCCTCGCGGATCGAGGCGCTGCGCCACCGGGTCGAGCAGAACGCCCACTACGACACCCCCGACACGCCCGAAGCGGTCGCCGAGCACGAGATCATGAAGGCGAAGCTGGACGGGTTCATCAACCCGACCGTCGCCATCACCAAGTACGACGAGAAGGACACGTCCTATCCGGCGCGCTACGCGCGGGCCATCGCCTACTACCAGATGAAGCAGCCCGATCAGTCGCTGAAGATGATCGACGCCCTGCTCGCCGAGCAGCCGAACAACCCCTACCTTTGGGAGCTCAAGGGCCAGGTGTTGTTCGAGTTCGGCCGCGCCCAGGAAGCCGAGGCCCCACAGCGCAAGTCGGTCGAGCTGAAGCCGGACGCCCCGCTGCTGCGCATCAACCTCGGCCAGACCCTGATCGCGCTGGAAGACAAAACCAAGGTCGAGGAAGGCGTCGGCGAACTGCGCAAGGCGCTCACCCAGGAGCACGACAACGCCACCGCCTGGCGCATCCTGGCCCAGGCCTACGACAAGCAGGGCAAGGAGGGCCTCGCTCGCCTGGCCACCGGCGAGTACTTCTTCGCGACGGGCGATGCGACCCAGGCCCGGGTCTTCGCCATGCGCGCCCGGGAAAAACTCGACAAGGACACCCCCGAATGGCGTCGCGCCACCGACATCGTCCTGACCTCCAACCCCAGCAAGGACGATCTCAAGGATCTCGCGTCCGAGGGCTCGATCAACCGCCGATCTTCCCGCTAA
- a CDS encoding DsbA family protein: MTKISRGVLVACAALALPLAACQKQEDDFGQKVRAYLLAHPEVIEEAVVKLQQNKEAAAHEAARASLAKYRDQLERDPRDFVANPNGSITVVEFFDYRCGYCKVSAPEVVKLIKENPDVRFVFKEFPIFGAESNLAAEVALSPAGKPKNIELFERFMAEKALDEASIDRHLRAVGVDPAAARAGGASAEVKKHIADTRVLAQALAIEGTPAFIVGDRIIPGADMPALRAAIAEAKTGKLKTVPSPKIDKG, translated from the coding sequence ATGACCAAGATCTCCCGCGGCGTCCTCGTCGCCTGCGCCGCCCTCGCCCTGCCGCTCGCCGCCTGCCAGAAGCAGGAGGACGATTTCGGCCAGAAGGTCCGCGCCTACCTGCTCGCCCACCCCGAGGTGATCGAGGAGGCGGTGGTGAAGCTGCAGCAGAACAAGGAGGCGGCCGCCCACGAGGCCGCCAGGGCCTCGCTCGCCAAGTACCGTGATCAGCTCGAGCGCGATCCGCGCGACTTCGTCGCCAACCCGAACGGCTCGATCACCGTGGTCGAGTTCTTCGACTACCGCTGCGGGTACTGCAAGGTCAGCGCGCCCGAGGTGGTGAAGCTGATCAAGGAAAATCCGGACGTCCGCTTCGTGTTCAAGGAGTTCCCGATCTTCGGGGCCGAGAGCAACCTCGCCGCCGAGGTCGCCCTGTCGCCGGCCGGCAAGCCCAAGAACATCGAGCTGTTCGAACGCTTCATGGCCGAGAAGGCGCTGGACGAGGCGTCGATCGACCGTCACCTGCGCGCCGTCGGGGTCGATCCGGCCGCCGCCCGTGCCGGCGGCGCGAGCGCCGAGGTCAAGAAGCACATCGCCGACACCCGCGTGCTTGCCCAGGCCCTGGCTATCGAGGGCACGCCAGCCTTCATCGTCGGCGACCGCATCATCCCGGGCGCCGACATGCCGGCCCTGCGCGCGGCGATCGCCGAAGCCAAGACCGGCAAGCTCAAGACCGTCCCCTCGCCGAAGATCGACAAGGGCTAA
- a CDS encoding FAD-dependent oxidoreductase, whose protein sequence is MHERVLIIGAGIGGLCTALALAPTGRDIVILERDPAPPRGDADRAFADWTRRGVGHLRHSHAFLARLRTIIRNEHPELHADLLAAGCRELGFERMLTDLHRQDYRPQAADRDFVVLTSRRTTLELVIRRYVERYPNVRIDSETFVRKLLTQRDPQGLRVVGVSVADAAGARDIIGDLVIDAGGRTSSCIEQLVEEGASIPEESESAGILYFTRHYRLLPGAQEPQRTKAGGTGDLGFLKFGLFPADNGCFSITLCTPEPELELRKAIVRPDVFDAICARLPGLAPWVDPAIAEGVSRVFGMGELQSRWRQVAGEGVAPLLGYFPVGDALVRTNPLYGRGCSFAAVAAYVLRDVLVSGGDPADRVQAFQARINAELRPYYLNMRDQDRAAIRRARQQLTPGHRPSLRSRLVRSFLEDGVNIAIRSDADLLREALRGFHMLEHPSAWLKRPDNLAKVLRYWFTRRELKADAYPPKPGPGRAEMFQSLGLSADADMIGA, encoded by the coding sequence ATGCACGAGCGAGTGCTGATCATCGGAGCTGGTATCGGCGGCCTGTGTACGGCGCTGGCCCTGGCGCCGACCGGCCGCGATATCGTCATTCTCGAACGTGACCCGGCGCCGCCGCGCGGCGACGCCGATCGCGCCTTCGCCGACTGGACCCGCCGCGGCGTCGGCCACCTGCGCCACAGCCACGCCTTCCTGGCCCGGCTGCGCACCATCATCCGCAACGAACACCCCGAACTGCATGCCGATCTGCTGGCCGCCGGTTGCCGCGAGCTGGGCTTCGAACGGATGCTCACCGACCTGCACCGCCAGGACTATCGGCCCCAGGCCGCCGACCGCGATTTCGTGGTGCTGACCAGCCGGCGCACGACCCTGGAACTGGTGATCCGCCGCTATGTCGAGCGCTATCCGAACGTGCGGATCGATTCGGAGACCTTCGTCCGCAAGCTGCTGACCCAGCGCGATCCTCAGGGCCTGCGAGTGGTCGGAGTGTCGGTCGCCGACGCCGCCGGAGCCCGCGACATCATCGGCGACCTGGTGATCGACGCCGGCGGCCGCACCTCGTCCTGCATCGAGCAGCTCGTCGAGGAAGGCGCGAGCATTCCCGAGGAGAGCGAGAGCGCCGGCATCCTCTACTTCACCCGCCACTATCGCCTGCTGCCCGGGGCGCAGGAACCGCAGCGCACCAAAGCCGGGGGCACCGGCGATCTCGGCTTTCTCAAGTTCGGGCTGTTCCCCGCCGACAACGGCTGCTTTTCCATCACTCTTTGCACGCCCGAGCCCGAGTTGGAGCTGCGCAAGGCCATCGTACGGCCCGATGTGTTCGACGCCATCTGTGCGCGCCTGCCGGGCCTGGCGCCCTGGGTCGATCCGGCGATCGCCGAAGGGGTAAGCCGCGTGTTCGGCATGGGCGAGCTGCAAAGCCGCTGGCGGCAGGTGGCCGGCGAAGGCGTCGCGCCGCTGCTCGGCTACTTTCCGGTCGGCGACGCCCTGGTGCGCACCAATCCGCTCTATGGACGCGGGTGCTCGTTCGCGGCGGTCGCGGCCTATGTGCTGCGCGACGTGCTGGTGTCGGGCGGCGATCCGGCGGACCGGGTCCAGGCTTTCCAGGCGAGGATTAATGCCGAACTGCGCCCCTACTATCTCAACATGCGCGACCAGGACCGCGCCGCGATCCGCCGCGCCCGCCAGCAGCTGACGCCGGGCCACCGCCCCAGCCTGAGGAGCAGGTTAGTCAGGAGCTTCCTCGAGGACGGCGTGAATATCGCCATCCGCTCAGACGCCGACCTGCTGCGCGAGGCGCTGCGCGGCTTCCATATGCTGGAACACCCGTCGGCCTGGCTGAAGCGCCCCGACAACCTCGCCAAGGTGCTGCGCTACTGGTTCACCCGCAGGGAGTTGAAAGCCGACGCCTATCCGCCCAAGCCGGGTCCCGGCCGGGCCGAGATGTTCCAATCGCTCGGGCTGTCGGCGGACGCCGACATGATCGGCGCCTAG
- a CDS encoding SDR family oxidoreductase, with translation MGKSNGRQSIFITGAASGMGRETARLFAGQGWFVGGFDVNEAGLSDLQAELGADNCLVRRLDVTDRNDYRAAIAAFGEATGGKMDLLYNNAGIGRGGPFAEQPFEDVIAVVQVNLMGVLIGIHEAIGLLKATPNSLCFTTSSSSATFGMANIAVYSATKHAVKGLSEALSVEFKAYGVRVADVLPGVIDTPILPPGVAEGAPKEGMFRAIPPVEVAKTVWEAYHADKLHWYVPPELVELDKAATLTPEAVRDQMAQGGLFNAASE, from the coding sequence ATGGGCAAGTCGAACGGACGCCAGTCGATCTTCATCACCGGAGCGGCCTCCGGCATGGGCCGCGAGACCGCCAGGCTGTTTGCGGGGCAGGGCTGGTTCGTCGGCGGCTTCGACGTCAATGAGGCCGGGCTGAGCGATCTCCAGGCCGAGCTGGGCGCCGACAACTGCCTGGTTCGCCGGCTGGACGTCACCGACCGCAACGACTACCGCGCCGCCATCGCGGCCTTCGGCGAGGCCACCGGCGGCAAGATGGACCTGCTCTACAACAACGCCGGCATCGGCCGCGGCGGACCCTTCGCCGAGCAGCCGTTCGAGGACGTGATCGCCGTCGTGCAGGTCAACCTGATGGGGGTGCTGATCGGCATCCATGAGGCGATCGGGCTGCTCAAGGCGACGCCGAATTCGTTATGCTTCACGACCTCGTCGTCGTCCGCGACCTTCGGCATGGCCAACATCGCGGTCTATTCGGCCACCAAGCACGCGGTGAAGGGACTGTCGGAGGCGCTGTCGGTCGAGTTCAAGGCCTATGGCGTGCGGGTGGCCGACGTGCTGCCCGGGGTGATCGACACGCCGATCCTGCCGCCGGGCGTGGCGGAGGGCGCGCCGAAGGAGGGCATGTTCCGCGCCATTCCGCCGGTCGAGGTCGCCAAGACGGTGTGGGAGGCCTACCACGCCGACAAGCTGCACTGGTACGTGCCGCCGGAGCTGGTCGAGTTGGACAAGGCCGCGACCCTGACGCCGGAGGCGGTGCGCGACCAGATGGCTCAGGGCGGGCTGTTCAACGCCGCCAGCGAATAG
- a CDS encoding DsbA family protein, which yields MSLDVDVYWSFRSPYSYLVTPRLRELTETYDVDVRMRPVYPLAVRSEGFFTKQDPLFVPYLVRDVRRLGDFLGLPLAWPNPDPVVIGQNLNGAAEQPHLDLLMPLGVIAAHKPQALAFYDEVARLIWNGQDMPWNEGDKLARAIARAGLDMAQLQTEAAGKTDEIAAEIEANQDAHRESGHWGVPTMVFEGEPFFGQDRFDVLVWRLKQRGLRKRA from the coding sequence ATGAGCCTCGACGTCGACGTCTACTGGTCCTTCCGCAGTCCCTATTCCTACCTGGTGACCCCGCGCTTGCGGGAATTGACGGAAACCTACGACGTCGACGTCCGGATGCGGCCGGTCTATCCGCTGGCCGTGCGCTCGGAGGGGTTCTTCACCAAGCAGGACCCGCTGTTCGTGCCCTATCTGGTGCGCGACGTGCGGCGGCTGGGCGACTTTCTCGGCTTGCCGCTGGCCTGGCCCAACCCCGATCCGGTGGTCATCGGCCAGAACCTCAACGGCGCGGCCGAGCAGCCGCACCTGGACCTGCTGATGCCGCTGGGCGTGATCGCCGCCCACAAGCCCCAGGCGCTGGCCTTCTACGACGAAGTCGCACGCCTGATCTGGAACGGCCAGGACATGCCCTGGAACGAAGGCGACAAGCTGGCCCGGGCCATCGCGCGGGCCGGGCTCGACATGGCGCAGCTGCAGACCGAAGCGGCCGGCAAGACCGACGAGATCGCCGCCGAGATCGAGGCCAACCAGGACGCCCATCGCGAGAGCGGCCATTGGGGCGTGCCGACCATGGTTTTCGAAGGCGAGCCGTTCTTCGGCCAGGATCGCTTCGACGTCTTGGTGTGGCGTCTGAAGCAGCGGGGCCTGCGCAAGCGCGCCTGA
- a CDS encoding thiazole synthase — MDGSTHKEDTWSVAGRTFTSRLIVGTGKYKDYAENAAAAEAAGAEIVTVAVRRVNLSDPNQPMLVDYVKPDRFTFLPNTAGCFTGEDAIRTLRLAREAGGWDLVKLEVLSDTKHLLPDMEETLRALKLLVADGFQVMVYCSDDPVYAKKLEDAGAAAIMPAAAPIGSGRGIQNFLNLGLIIEQSKVPVLVDAGVGTASDATLAMETGCDAVLMNTAIAGAQDPIRMAVAMKHAVIAGREAFLAGRMPKRMYADPSSPLSGLI; from the coding sequence ATGGACGGGTCGACCCACAAGGAAGACACCTGGAGCGTGGCGGGCCGGACCTTCACCTCGCGGCTGATCGTCGGGACGGGGAAGTACAAGGACTACGCGGAAAACGCGGCGGCGGCCGAGGCGGCCGGCGCGGAGATCGTCACCGTGGCGGTGCGGCGGGTGAACCTGTCGGACCCAAACCAGCCGATGCTGGTCGACTATGTGAAGCCGGACCGCTTCACCTTTCTGCCCAACACGGCCGGCTGCTTCACCGGAGAGGACGCCATCCGCACCCTGCGCCTGGCGCGCGAGGCCGGCGGCTGGGACCTGGTGAAGCTGGAGGTGCTCTCGGACACCAAGCACCTGCTGCCGGACATGGAGGAGACCCTGCGGGCGCTGAAGCTGCTGGTCGCCGACGGTTTCCAGGTGATGGTCTACTGCAGCGACGACCCGGTCTACGCCAAGAAGCTTGAGGATGCGGGCGCGGCGGCGATCATGCCGGCGGCCGCGCCGATCGGATCGGGCCGCGGCATCCAGAACTTCCTGAATCTGGGGCTGATCATCGAGCAATCCAAGGTGCCGGTGCTGGTCGACGCCGGGGTCGGCACGGCGTCCGACGCCACGCTGGCCATGGAGACCGGCTGTGACGCGGTGCTAATGAACACCGCCATCGCCGGGGCGCAGGACCCCATCCGCATGGCGGTGGCCATGAAGCATGCCGTGATCGCGGGGCGGGAAGCATTTTTGGCAGGACGCATGCCAAAACGTATGTATGCTGACCCATCATCCCCACTATCCGGTCTGATCTGA
- the thiS gene encoding sulfur carrier protein ThiS, translating to MTLTINGEQRAFGGVSSVAALVAELGLDARKVAVERNLEIVPRSAYGQTALADGDRIEIVHFIGGG from the coding sequence ATGACGCTGACCATCAACGGGGAACAAAGGGCCTTCGGCGGGGTGTCGAGCGTGGCCGCCCTGGTGGCGGAACTGGGTCTGGACGCGCGCAAGGTGGCGGTCGAACGCAACCTGGAGATCGTACCGCGATCGGCCTATGGACAGACCGCGCTCGCCGACGGCGACCGCATCGAGATCGTGCATTTTATCGGAGGCGGCTGA
- a CDS encoding type II 3-dehydroquinate dehydratase, whose protein sequence is MSKPIYVLSGPNLNLLGVREPEIYGKETLEDVRIRCERRAGALGHAVVFRQSNHEGQLIDWVQEARTEACAVVINPAGYGHTSVALLDALKTLDIPVVECHLSNPAAREAFRRETYVSLVATGVVSGFGGASYELAVEAAAGLARQSQN, encoded by the coding sequence ATGTCGAAACCGATCTATGTGCTTAGCGGGCCCAACCTCAACCTCTTGGGGGTCCGGGAGCCGGAGATTTACGGAAAGGAGACGCTGGAGGACGTCCGCATTCGGTGCGAACGCCGCGCCGGCGCCCTCGGTCATGCCGTGGTCTTCCGCCAATCCAACCACGAAGGCCAACTCATCGACTGGGTGCAGGAAGCCCGGACGGAGGCCTGCGCCGTCGTGATCAATCCCGCGGGCTATGGTCACACTTCCGTGGCTCTGCTGGACGCACTGAAGACACTCGATATTCCTGTGGTCGAATGTCACCTGTCCAACCCGGCGGCGCGCGAAGCGTTCCGCCGTGAAACCTATGTGTCCCTCGTCGCCACCGGGGTCGTCTCCGGCTTCGGCGGGGCGAGCTACGAACTGGCCGTCGAGGCCGCCGCGGGCCTGGCCCGTCAAAGCCAAAACTAA
- the accB gene encoding acetyl-CoA carboxylase biotin carboxyl carrier protein, whose protein sequence is MASSPKAPADPIDARLVRKLADILTETGLTEIEVEHNDLKIRVAKTAAPAAVQYAPAPAAYAAAPAPAAAPVTGEAAPAAVERKGDVVKSPMVGTVYLQPQPDAAPFVKVGDTVTAGQTLLIVEAMKTMNPIPAPRGGKIVEIIVQDAQPVEFGEPLIVIE, encoded by the coding sequence ATGGCTAGCAGTCCCAAGGCCCCCGCCGACCCGATCGACGCGCGGCTGGTGCGCAAACTGGCCGACATTCTCACCGAGACCGGCCTGACCGAGATCGAAGTCGAGCACAACGACCTGAAGATCCGCGTCGCCAAGACCGCCGCTCCGGCGGCCGTCCAGTACGCCCCCGCTCCGGCGGCCTACGCCGCCGCCCCGGCCCCGGCCGCAGCCCCTGTGACTGGCGAGGCCGCGCCCGCCGCCGTCGAGCGCAAGGGCGACGTTGTGAAATCGCCGATGGTCGGCACCGTCTATCTGCAGCCGCAGCCGGACGCCGCGCCGTTCGTGAAGGTCGGCGACACCGTGACCGCCGGTCAGACCCTGCTGATCGTCGAAGCCATGAAGACCATGAACCCGATCCCTGCCCCGCGCGGCGGCAAGATCGTCGAGATCATCGTCCAGGACGCCCAGCCGGTCGAATTCGGCGAACCGCTGATCGTCATCGAGTAA